In the Podospora pseudocomata strain CBS 415.72m chromosome 5, whole genome shotgun sequence genome, one interval contains:
- the ATP9 gene encoding ATPase complex subunit 9 (COG:P; EggNog:ENOG503P4GV), whose product MASTRVLASRLASQMATKVARPAVRVPARAFTAGTKATPLQAVKRQQMSSIITATRQITQKRAYSSEIAQAMVEVSKNLGMGTAAIGLTGAGIGIGLVFAALLNGVARNPALRGQLFSYAILGFAFVEAIGLFDLMVALMAKFT is encoded by the exons ATGGCCTCCACCCGTGTTCTCGCCTCGAGACTGGCCTCTCAGATGGCCACCAAGGTCGCCCGCCCTGCCGTCCGCGTCCCTGCCCGCGCTTTCACTG CCGGTACCAAGGCCACCCCCCTCCAGGCCGTCAAGCGCCAGCAGAtgtcctccatcatcactgccACCCGCCAGATCACCCAGAAGCGTGCCTACTCTTCTGAGATCGCCCAGGCCATGGTCGAGGTCTCCAAGAACTTGGGTATGGGTACTGCCGCCATTGGTCTCACCGGTGCCGGTATCGGTATCGGTCTCGTCTTCGCTGCCCTCCTCAACGGTGTTGCCCGCAACCCCGCCCTCCGTGGCCAGCTCTTCTCCTATGCCATTCTCGGTTTCGCTTTCGTCGAGGCCATTGGTCTTTTCGACCTGATGGTTGCCCTCATGGCCAAGTTC ACCTAA